A part of Caretta caretta isolate rCarCar2 chromosome 1, rCarCar1.hap1, whole genome shotgun sequence genomic DNA contains:
- the LOC142071003 gene encoding uncharacterized protein LOC142071003, giving the protein MQSSSAEVTMMESQNRKRAPAWTEREVRDLIAVWGEESVLSELRSSFRNAKTFLKISQGMKDRGHNRDPKQCRVKLKELRQAYQKTREANGRSGSEPQTCRFYDELHAILGGSATTTPAVLFDSFNGDGGNTEVGFGDEEDDEEEVVDSSQQASGETGFPDSQELFLTLDLEPVPPEPTQGCLLDSAGGEGTSAACVSMITGSSPSQRLVKLRKKKKRTRDEMFSELMLSSHTDRAQTNAWRQIMSECRKAQNDREERWRAEESKWRAEESKWRAEDRAEAQRWRQRDERRQDSMLRLLQDQTSMLQCMVELQQRQLEHRLPLQPLCNQPPSSPTTKSLVGLLEKLASALSLFIDPLKGNKTLVRITKRKSQ; this is encoded by the exons atgcagagctcatcagcagaggtgaccatgatggagtcccagaatcgcaaaagagctccagcatggactgaacgggaggtacgggatctgatcgctgtttggggagaggaatccgtgctatcagaactccgttccagttttcgaaatgccaaaacctttctgaaaatctcccagggcatgaaggacagaggccataacagggacccgaagcagtgccgcgtgaaactgaaggagctgaggcaagcctaccagaaaaccagagaggcgaacggccgctctgggtcagagccccaaacatgccgcttctatgatgagctgcatgccattttagggggttcagccaccactaccccagccgtgttgtttgactccttcaatggagatggaggcaatacagaagtaggttttggggacgaagaagatgatgaggaggaggttgtagatagctcacagcaagcaagcggagaaaccggttttcccgacagccaggaactgtttctcaccctagacctggagccagtaccccccgaacccacccaaggctgcctcctggactcagcaggcggagaagggacctctg ctgcatgtgtttcaatgatcacaggatcttctccttcccagaggctagtgaagcttagaaagaaaaaaaaacgcactcgcgatgaaatgttctccgagctcatgctgtcctcccacactgacagagcacagacgaatgcgtggaggcaaataatgtcagagtgcaggaaagcacaaaatgaccgggaggagaggtggagggctgaagagagtaagtggcgggctgaagagagtaagtggcgggctgaagacagggctgaagctcaaaggtggcggcagcgtgatgagaggaggcaggattcaatgctgaggctgctgcaggaccaaaccagtatgctccagtgtatggttgagctgcagcaaaggcagctggagcacagactgccactgcagcccctctgtaaccaaccgccctcctccccaa ctacTAAATCTTTAGTTGGTTTACTAGAGAAACTGGcttcagcattgtctttg TTCATTGATCCCCTTAAAGGCAACAAGACCCTTGTAAGAATTACTAAAAGGAAGTCACAATGA